In Drosophila bipectinata strain 14024-0381.07 chromosome 2R, DbipHiC1v2, whole genome shotgun sequence, one genomic interval encodes:
- the LOC108123046 gene encoding uncharacterized protein, which translates to MLHLRFVFMGALLVILLQASQPTDGFILRFITETLQNNVAGEPILHETTQWNFDPEAAKKARALYYEKNGFRSAKFIERLGVGLDGRHEERREEQIERDTGRLNGAHNVNYPPPPV; encoded by the exons GCTGGTCATCCTGCTCCAAGCTAGCCAACCCACCGATGGCTTCATCCTGCGCTTTATCACCGAAACCCTGCAGAACAATGTGGCGGGAGAGCCCATCCTACACGAGACGACCCAGTGGAACTTTGATCCTGAGGCGGCCAAAAAGGCTCGAGCCTTGTACTACGAG AAAAACGGTTTCCGGTCGGCCAAGTTCATAGAGCGACTGGGCGTGGGCCTGGATGGACGCCACGAGGAGCGACGGGAGGAACAGATCGAGCGGGACACAGGGCGGCTGAACGGAGCGCACAATGTGAATTATCCGCCTCCACCGGTTTAg